In Denticeps clupeoides chromosome 1, fDenClu1.1, whole genome shotgun sequence, a single window of DNA contains:
- the LOC114785590 gene encoding natterin-3-like, whose amino-acid sequence YDKAKGKTFYIARDENCFLCFFDSTDRFISSIDYDLSQGAIDISQSPQILRHYAAVNNDCRPIKQQANLEKSVEKVTTFQVGGSLTVGIKTEIIAKVPFLAESKLELSGEVSLSLSYSSSTSDKSVHSVSMTVDVPPNHMCNMKITGNSIVTNVPFTGVITRTFKNKEVRTTSVSGTFNAQEVGEIRAIVDRCQPVPDPQPC is encoded by the exons TATGATAAGGCGAAGggcaaaacattttatattgcaaGAGACGAGAACTGTTTCCTGTGCTTCTTTGACTCGACTGATCGA TTCATAAGTAGTATTGACTATGACCTAAGCCAGGGAGCGATAGACATATCACAGAGTCCTCAAATCCTGAGGCATTACGCAGCCGTCAACAATGACTGCCGGCCTATAAAGCAACAGGCAAACTTGGAGAAATCGGTGGAAAAAGTGACAACTTTCCAAGTGGGTGGCTCTTTGACAGTTGGTATAAAAACTGAGATTATAGCAAAAGTCCCTTTCCTTGCAGAGTCAAAACTCGAGCTGTCTGGAGAGGTTAGTTTGTCCCTGTCATACAGCTCTTCTACAAGCGACAAATCAGTTCACTCGGTCAGCATGACTGTGGACGTTCCACCAAACCACATGTGCAACATGAAGATAACGGGGAACTCGATTGTCACCAACGTCCCCTTCACCGGCGTGATCACCAGAACCTTCAAAAACAAAGAAGTCCGCACCACCtctgtcagtggcaccttcaacGCACAGGAAGTCGGGGAAATCAGAGCGATTGTTGATCGGTGCCAGCCAGTGCCAGATCCACAACCTTGCTga